A genomic region of Desulfosarcina ovata subsp. ovata contains the following coding sequences:
- a CDS encoding HDIG domain-containing metalloprotein, whose product MSNQIPSRETALSLLKKYNQSDSLIKHAYAVEGVMRYMARKYGEDEDEWGVVGLIHDLDYEQFPDQHCTKTAEILAQNRWPEHLIRAVVSHGWGICSDVKPETTLEKVLYAIDELTGLVATSALVRPTKSVLDMKAKSVKKKWKDKRFAAGVDRNIIQQGADMLGVDLGDLITDTIMGMREVSEQIGLKGDA is encoded by the coding sequence ATGAGCAATCAAATACCTTCCCGTGAAACAGCCCTGAGCCTTCTTAAAAAATACAACCAGAGCGACAGTCTCATCAAACATGCCTATGCCGTCGAGGGGGTGATGCGGTACATGGCCCGCAAATATGGTGAGGATGAAGACGAATGGGGAGTTGTCGGTCTGATCCACGATTTGGATTATGAGCAGTTTCCTGATCAGCATTGCACCAAGACGGCGGAGATCCTTGCGCAGAACAGATGGCCCGAACATCTGATCCGGGCCGTGGTCAGCCATGGGTGGGGGATCTGCTCGGATGTCAAGCCCGAAACCACCCTGGAAAAAGTACTCTATGCCATCGATGAACTCACCGGCCTGGTAGCCACTTCGGCCCTGGTGCGGCCGACCAAAAGTGTGCTGGACATGAAGGCCAAGTCGGTCAAGAAGAAGTGGAAGGACAAACGCTTTGCCGCTGGTGTAGATCGCAACATCATCCAGCAGGGTGCTGACATGCTGGGGGTGGATTTGGGAGATCTGATTACCGACACGATCATGGGCATGCGTGAGGTGTCCGAGCAAATCGGACTGAAAGGAGACGCTTAA
- a CDS encoding invasin domain 3-containing protein, translating into MKNQVSWFRFASAIIIVLFVFLGCSSGGGGGDDDSSDTTTDTTTTASVAEILVEAENSSINVEESAEIIAWVYDDSGSPMANTTISFSLDYPSLAYISPSIATTNSDGKVTATLTARSKQGEIIVSASNDEITSNDETVSILSGVSPDTITVTATPMTLLIGGTSSIQAEVLDKDGNAVPDGTSVSFEVANDNFGSMSPATNTTANGFASSTFTSSSTAGTVAVEVSVGQINNSVDLIINDTQPASLSFNAADPEIIAIKESGGNETSDISFQVIDQNGDPKSGIAVTMTIIKGPGGGEYIDTDSTPEEIVVSSASDGLATVTLHSGSNAGPVTIRAQMTVDGVAMVANSAAVSIGGGVPSASRFSVSASVLNIPGLDENGKTTEITAWLTDRFGNYNILEGTTVSFWSEAALAVDAANVTASADGSDSAVATVTARTQHPVIDPIPGGEDVAPFDWENELMDYVSTTYGWAGTTHPRDGLVSILVYTEGEEGFDDLNANGVYDSGETFEDTIDDPFIDYNDNGEYDGTDSSDPAEIYNDANDTTGWDSYNGIWDDQKDIFYNFKILITGEPHIAIAPTTFNIADGGSQSFTFLVCDENLNYLSEGTSISVSIEGGGKLFADEIELDDSSALPGINGSYTSHLPQIEYNATIMDSDSGDSNDPVLTTLTITVNWEGNTEELSIIGYVD; encoded by the coding sequence ATGAAAAACCAAGTTAGCTGGTTTCGCTTTGCGAGTGCTATAATTATTGTTTTATTTGTATTCTTGGGATGTTCATCGGGCGGCGGAGGCGGTGATGATGACAGTTCTGATACCACGACCGATACGACGACTACTGCAAGCGTTGCTGAAATTCTTGTCGAAGCAGAGAACAGCTCCATCAATGTAGAGGAAAGCGCTGAAATCATCGCCTGGGTGTATGATGACAGCGGAAGCCCGATGGCGAATACTACGATCAGTTTTTCCCTTGATTATCCTTCCCTGGCTTATATTTCTCCATCCATCGCAACAACGAATTCAGATGGTAAGGTAACGGCTACACTGACGGCTCGAAGCAAACAAGGCGAAATCATCGTTTCTGCGTCTAACGACGAAATTACAAGCAATGATGAAACCGTTAGCATTTTGTCGGGTGTATCACCGGATACAATAACCGTGACGGCAACCCCCATGACATTATTGATTGGAGGAACCAGTTCAATCCAGGCCGAAGTGCTTGACAAGGATGGCAATGCGGTTCCTGATGGGACTTCGGTCTCCTTTGAAGTCGCCAATGATAATTTTGGCAGCATGTCTCCGGCAACAAATACAACGGCAAATGGGTTTGCCAGTTCGACATTTACTTCCTCATCTACAGCCGGGACAGTCGCCGTCGAGGTGTCGGTTGGTCAAATCAACAACAGTGTCGATCTTATTATTAATGACACCCAGCCGGCGTCATTGTCATTTAATGCCGCTGATCCGGAAATTATTGCGATTAAAGAATCCGGGGGAAACGAAACATCTGACATTTCATTTCAAGTTATAGATCAAAACGGGGACCCGAAGAGCGGTATTGCCGTTACGATGACAATCATAAAAGGACCTGGTGGGGGTGAGTACATTGATACGGATAGCACACCAGAAGAAATTGTGGTTTCTTCCGCTAGCGATGGTTTGGCAACTGTAACCCTGCACAGCGGTTCCAACGCCGGGCCGGTGACCATTAGAGCACAAATGACGGTTGATGGTGTGGCTATGGTCGCCAATTCTGCGGCAGTTTCCATTGGGGGCGGTGTTCCCTCGGCCTCCCGTTTCAGTGTCTCTGCAAGCGTGCTGAATATCCCCGGACTGGACGAAAATGGAAAAACTACCGAAATTACAGCGTGGTTGACTGATCGCTTCGGGAATTACAATATTCTGGAGGGTACCACCGTATCGTTCTGGTCCGAAGCCGCTTTGGCCGTTGATGCCGCCAACGTTACTGCAAGCGCTGATGGGTCCGATTCAGCGGTAGCCACAGTTACTGCACGTACTCAACATCCGGTTATCGATCCAATTCCGGGCGGCGAGGATGTGGCGCCTTTTGATTGGGAAAATGAACTGATGGACTATGTCAGCACCACCTATGGCTGGGCGGGGACGACCCACCCGCGGGACGGTTTGGTTTCAATACTTGTCTATACCGAGGGTGAAGAGGGGTTTGACGACCTAAATGCCAATGGCGTATATGATAGTGGCGAGACGTTTGAGGATACCATTGACGATCCATTCATCGACTACAACGACAACGGTGAATATGACGGTACCGACAGTTCAGACCCAGCAGAAATATACAACGATGCAAACGACACCACAGGGTGGGACAGCTATAACGGGATATGGGATGATCAAAAAGATATTTTTTATAATTTCAAAATATTGATTACCGGAGAACCCCATATCGCCATTGCACCGACTACTTTCAACATCGCCGACGGAGGTTCTCAGTCGTTTACCTTTCTGGTTTGCGATGAAAACCTTAATTATTTGAGTGAAGGGACTTCCATATCGGTATCAATTGAAGGCGGCGGAAAGCTATTCGCGGATGAAATTGAATTGGACGACAGTAGTGCCTTACCAGGCATAAATGGCTCCTACACGTCACATCTACCGCAAATCGAATATAATGCGACAATTATGGATAGTGATTCCGGTGACAGTAATGATCCCGTGCTGACAACTTTGACAATAACCGTGAATTGGGAAGGAAATACAGAAGAACTATCCATTATAGGGTATGTCGACTAG
- a CDS encoding ABC transporter permease, with protein sequence MLSLMAVIQKELLLLLRDRAGLLVLFVMPAVLVVVVTLVQENALKTMGAVDTRILLINQDTGALGRQMVEALEAAEGVRVTRQVKGRAPSRVEALALVADGVYQLCLIIPSGMTERVRARARSSAQASLSEKKGTEPEATEPMPCIEVHFDPTVMGSFRSAVGHLLDLMVLRLEVAEKIKALGELLPEVIHRSLAETLAPMGEPVPALPALDLQLRWSEMPLLQVEDGDARAVQPSRLPTSAQQNVPAWTLFGIFFIVLPMSGAFIQERINGTRLRLLTMPVGYGALVGGRIIAYAGVCSLQCLLIGGIGKWLLPLWGAPGLTMGGSAVALLVITACAILAATGYGILLGTVIDTYQQAAMIGPISVVIAAALGGIMVPVYAMPPLMQKVSVVSPLGWGLNGILDVFVRRAGLAAVLPEAGALAAFFCACILMAWRWERRQG encoded by the coding sequence ATGCTTTCCCTGATGGCTGTCATTCAAAAAGAATTGCTGCTGCTCCTGCGGGACCGGGCCGGGCTGCTGGTGCTTTTCGTCATGCCGGCCGTACTTGTGGTGGTGGTTACCCTGGTCCAGGAAAATGCCCTCAAAACCATGGGGGCCGTGGATACCCGCATTCTATTGATCAACCAGGACACCGGGGCCCTGGGCCGTCAGATGGTCGAGGCCCTGGAGGCGGCCGAAGGGGTTAGGGTCACCCGCCAGGTTAAGGGCCGTGCGCCGTCACGCGTCGAGGCCCTGGCCCTGGTAGCCGATGGGGTTTACCAGCTCTGCCTGATTATTCCCTCCGGGATGACCGAGCGGGTGCGCGCCCGTGCCCGGTCGAGTGCGCAGGCCAGCCTTTCGGAGAAAAAGGGGACGGAGCCGGAGGCCACCGAACCGATGCCATGCATCGAAGTGCACTTCGATCCGACCGTTATGGGGAGCTTTCGTTCGGCCGTCGGCCACCTGCTTGACCTGATGGTGTTGCGGCTGGAGGTGGCCGAGAAAATAAAGGCTCTGGGAGAGCTGCTTCCCGAGGTGATCCACCGCTCGTTGGCCGAGACCCTGGCCCCCATGGGCGAACCGGTTCCGGCACTGCCGGCGTTGGATCTTCAATTGCGCTGGTCGGAGATGCCCCTGCTGCAGGTAGAAGATGGGGATGCGCGGGCCGTCCAGCCGTCCCGGCTGCCCACATCCGCACAGCAGAACGTGCCGGCATGGACCCTGTTCGGTATTTTCTTCATTGTCCTGCCCATGTCGGGGGCCTTCATCCAGGAGCGCATCAACGGCACGCGGTTGCGCCTGTTAACCATGCCGGTGGGATATGGGGCCCTGGTCGGCGGACGGATTATCGCCTACGCGGGGGTTTGCAGCCTCCAATGCCTCCTGATCGGTGGCATCGGTAAATGGCTGCTGCCCCTGTGGGGGGCGCCGGGCCTGACGATGGGCGGGTCGGCCGTGGCCCTTCTCGTCATTACGGCCTGCGCGATCCTGGCCGCCACCGGATACGGCATCCTTTTGGGAACCGTCATCGACACCTACCAGCAGGCCGCCATGATCGGCCCGATCTCAGTGGTGATCGCCGCAGCCCTGGGTGGCATCATGGTGCCGGTCTACGCCATGCCGCCGTTGATGCAAAAAGTCAGTGTCGTCTCCCCCCTGGGCTGGGGACTCAACGGCATCCTGGACGTTTTCGTCCGGAGGGCCGGACTGGCAGCCGTGCTGCCCGAAGCCGGAGCCCTGGCCGCCTTTTTTTGTGCCTGCATCCTGATGGCCTGGCGCTGGGAACGGCGTCAGGGATAA
- a CDS encoding DUF6485 family protein translates to MECKKESNLERCNCSYEPCSRKGVCCDCIKYHVKMRQLPACVFPDDAERTYDRSFDHFARLVQAKRI, encoded by the coding sequence ATGGAGTGTAAAAAAGAAAGCAATCTCGAGCGCTGTAACTGCTCCTACGAACCCTGTTCGCGAAAGGGTGTCTGTTGTGACTGCATCAAATACCACGTCAAGATGCGCCAGTTGCCGGCCTGTGTGTTTCCTGACGATGCCGAACGCACCTATGACCGCAGCTTCGACCATTTTGCCCGCCTGGTGCAGGCGAAGCGGATTTGA
- the pilQ gene encoding type IV pilus secretin PilQ, with product MRNLGIKFSERLTLTFCMALVVAVLSAGCAARQSGMEKAASSPLAEITSIELSQDVNFANVVIRGTEPLTYMAVKQREPIGVVILIPGSRLTLTSPDLQSPGPPVKAIHASQAEAKIDTSRIEILLAADSSYNVVKDGNALKIQFSKTPLDVSSAATVLPAPSVQSNPSPATPQTVASTGVYQGTGMPVGSENQIWVNRIDFLGEPNGRSTLSIETTAPVDYKINKVSNRLLELRLMGTNIAEFRQRPLITTRFESAVNRIVPVQLPSMRGYSLFSIELREPVGYHTEQVGGLLLVHFDASSVPPAPVDEANLPAWKKVLTETLGMSGMDMTGSGAQSSGTPRLASQPNPDTVGEPAMPDVVLDSDQAVVVTKKIKTYKGEKIALDFYQTDIKNVFRILREVSGKNFAIDKDVSGKVTMTLDKPVPWDQVMDLVLRMNQLGMIVEGDIIRIATLSTLKKENDLRKAQIASLQEEKKQIKALEPLETRYIPISYSDAGKEVLPHIQNIISKDRGSVTVDTKNNQLIVTDTADKIAQAIEIARQIDKVTSQVIIEARIVEISETFSREVGFEWGLSVGPVSMNEGGTTYETNVAMNYPASTSNGIGLTYNKIAGTPFTLDAALTALETNGKGKILSSPKIVTLNNKKAKIKQGQEYGYLERDSSGGSSVSFKDVDLLLEVTPHVTPDNRISLSILITKNDVVDFVDDVPVISTNEAETELLVNDGDTIVIGGIIKKTRSNTKNAFPGLHKVPVLGWLFQSNLEENDNSELLIFMNPKIVQLEQRNMVN from the coding sequence ATGCGCAACTTAGGGATTAAATTTTCAGAAAGATTGACACTCACTTTTTGCATGGCCTTGGTTGTCGCTGTTTTATCCGCTGGGTGTGCAGCCCGGCAATCGGGCATGGAAAAGGCAGCATCGAGCCCATTGGCAGAGATTACCTCCATTGAATTGTCCCAGGATGTAAATTTCGCCAATGTCGTAATCCGTGGGACCGAACCGTTGACCTATATGGCGGTAAAGCAGAGGGAGCCCATTGGGGTTGTGATTCTTATTCCCGGTAGCCGGTTGACTCTGACCAGCCCGGATCTCCAATCCCCAGGACCACCCGTCAAGGCTATTCATGCGAGCCAGGCTGAGGCCAAAATCGATACTTCGCGGATCGAAATTCTTTTGGCTGCCGACAGCTCCTACAACGTTGTTAAAGATGGCAACGCGCTTAAAATACAATTTTCAAAGACTCCGTTGGACGTGAGTTCTGCCGCAACGGTTCTCCCAGCGCCATCCGTTCAATCGAACCCATCCCCAGCCACGCCTCAGACCGTTGCATCAACGGGTGTTTACCAGGGAACGGGGATGCCGGTGGGCAGCGAAAATCAGATCTGGGTGAATCGAATCGACTTTTTAGGGGAGCCAAACGGTCGTTCGACCTTATCCATTGAGACTACGGCACCCGTGGATTATAAAATCAACAAGGTCTCCAACCGGCTTTTGGAACTGCGTCTGATGGGTACCAATATCGCCGAATTCCGGCAGCGTCCGCTGATTACGACGCGTTTCGAAAGTGCCGTCAATCGAATCGTGCCGGTCCAACTGCCATCAATGAGGGGGTATTCTCTTTTTTCCATCGAACTGCGCGAACCCGTTGGGTATCATACCGAGCAGGTCGGTGGACTCCTTTTGGTTCATTTTGATGCATCCTCTGTTCCGCCGGCACCTGTCGATGAAGCCAATTTGCCTGCCTGGAAAAAGGTCCTTACGGAGACTCTCGGCATGAGTGGAATGGATATGACAGGGTCTGGGGCACAATCCTCGGGTACCCCCCGCCTGGCATCACAGCCGAATCCGGATACCGTGGGTGAGCCAGCCATGCCGGACGTTGTTCTCGACTCGGATCAGGCTGTTGTCGTAACAAAAAAAATCAAAACCTATAAGGGTGAAAAGATTGCTCTGGATTTCTACCAGACCGACATAAAAAATGTATTTAGGATTCTCCGCGAAGTGAGCGGCAAGAACTTTGCCATTGATAAAGATGTCAGCGGCAAAGTGACCATGACCCTCGATAAACCGGTTCCCTGGGACCAGGTCATGGATCTGGTGCTGCGAATGAATCAGCTCGGGATGATTGTCGAGGGCGATATTATCCGCATCGCCACGCTATCCACTCTGAAAAAAGAAAACGACCTGCGCAAGGCGCAAATTGCCTCCCTGCAAGAAGAGAAAAAGCAGATCAAGGCGTTGGAACCTCTTGAAACCCGCTACATCCCGATCAGTTATTCCGATGCCGGGAAAGAGGTCTTGCCTCACATTCAGAACATTATTTCCAAAGATCGCGGGTCTGTCACCGTGGATACCAAGAACAATCAGCTCATCGTTACCGACACTGCCGACAAAATTGCCCAGGCGATTGAAATTGCAAGGCAGATCGACAAGGTCACTTCTCAGGTGATCATTGAGGCAAGAATTGTTGAAATCAGTGAAACGTTTTCTAGAGAAGTGGGATTTGAATGGGGGCTGAGCGTTGGGCCGGTCAGTATGAATGAAGGCGGCACAACTTACGAAACCAACGTAGCCATGAACTATCCGGCCAGTACTTCCAATGGAATTGGTTTGACCTATAACAAAATCGCGGGTACGCCTTTCACATTAGACGCCGCGCTTACCGCTTTGGAAACGAACGGGAAGGGCAAAATTCTCTCTTCTCCCAAAATCGTTACCCTGAACAACAAGAAGGCGAAGATCAAACAAGGGCAAGAATATGGCTATCTTGAAAGGGATTCTTCTGGTGGATCGTCGGTTTCTTTCAAGGATGTGGACTTGCTGTTGGAGGTAACTCCGCACGTCACTCCAGACAACAGGATCTCGCTAAGCATTTTGATTACCAAGAATGATGTGGTCGATTTTGTAGACGATGTACCGGTCATATCTACGAACGAAGCCGAAACGGAATTGCTGGTTAATGATGGGGATACCATTGTTATCGGTGGAATTATCAAAAAGACTCGGTCAAATACCAAAAATGCATTTCCAGGATTACACAAAGTTCCGGTTCTCGGTTGGCTATTTCAAAGTAATCTTGAAGAGAACGACAATAGCGAATTGCTGATTTTTATGAATCCGAAGATCGTTCAGTTGGAGCAACGAAACATGGTCAATTGA
- a CDS encoding pilus assembly protein PilP, which yields MPMQNRQSCIIVALIVLLSCFLWNCDDQKKEPRAPVVSKKIAVHTAPAPPKTTDHAVVSPSEPVSKEEPEVEKASLVAERIYDPKDRLNPFIPLFKTETSETLSQPSEKSKRKRRMPQTPLEKISLEQLKLVAIIRAGSGNRALVEDSSGKGYIVKKGSYIGLNSGIVTQIEPNRIFVEEELENLMGELVLQNTEIKLQKPAGE from the coding sequence ATGCCAATGCAAAATAGACAATCCTGTATTATTGTGGCCTTGATCGTTCTTTTGTCATGCTTTCTCTGGAATTGCGACGATCAGAAGAAAGAACCAAGAGCTCCGGTTGTCAGCAAAAAAATAGCCGTGCATACAGCGCCTGCTCCGCCGAAAACAACCGATCATGCTGTGGTTTCACCGTCAGAGCCAGTGTCGAAAGAAGAGCCTGAAGTTGAAAAGGCGTCGCTTGTGGCAGAGCGGATTTATGATCCCAAAGATCGCCTGAATCCTTTTATTCCCCTATTTAAAACAGAAACCAGCGAAACGCTTTCACAACCATCCGAGAAGTCGAAAAGAAAGCGGCGAATGCCCCAAACGCCTCTGGAAAAAATCAGTCTTGAACAGCTTAAACTAGTGGCCATCATCCGGGCAGGATCGGGAAACAGGGCACTTGTGGAAGATAGTAGCGGAAAGGGATATATTGTTAAAAAGGGGAGTTATATTGGATTGAATTCGGGTATCGTGACTCAGATTGAACCCAACCGCATTTTCGTCGAAGAAGAGTTGGAAAACCTAATGGGCGAATTGGTTCTTCAAAATACCGAAATAAAACTTCAGAAACCTGCTGGAGAGTGA
- the surE gene encoding 5'/3'-nucleotidase SurE, protein MKIVITNDDGYDQPGLAALVQALTPLGEITVVAPAAPQSNVGHRVTMRDPIRVEQPNSRMYVVHATPADCTRLALKAFVPDANWVVAGINPGANLGSDVYQSGTVAAAREASILGVRAVAISQYIAPQWTIPWPAVQRLAAHLLPIILTQPLAIGQFWNINLPSPLDTKIMPTHRFCSLDKHPHHYRYSEENGTYHYHGIIHDRPRSAGSDVDVCFGGMISVTRLEI, encoded by the coding sequence GTGAAAATTGTAATTACCAATGACGATGGATACGACCAACCCGGACTGGCGGCACTGGTTCAAGCGCTAACCCCGCTGGGCGAAATCACCGTGGTGGCACCGGCCGCCCCTCAATCCAATGTGGGCCACCGGGTGACCATGCGGGACCCCATACGGGTGGAACAACCGAACAGTCGAATGTATGTGGTTCATGCCACCCCTGCCGACTGCACGCGGCTGGCCCTAAAAGCCTTTGTCCCCGATGCGAACTGGGTCGTCGCCGGAATCAATCCGGGTGCCAACCTGGGCAGTGATGTCTACCAGTCCGGCACCGTCGCCGCCGCCCGGGAAGCATCCATTCTCGGGGTTCGCGCCGTCGCCATTTCCCAGTATATTGCGCCGCAATGGACCATTCCCTGGCCGGCGGTTCAAAGGCTGGCCGCGCACCTGCTTCCCATTATCCTAACGCAGCCCCTGGCGATCGGCCAATTCTGGAATATCAACCTGCCCAGCCCGCTGGATACCAAAATAATGCCCACCCATCGGTTTTGCTCGCTGGATAAACATCCTCATCATTATCGGTACAGCGAGGAGAACGGAACCTATCACTACCACGGAATCATTCACGACCGCCCCCGTTCCGCCGGCAGTGATGTGGATGTCTGTTTCGGCGGAATGATTTCCGTTACCCGTTTGGAGATATGA
- a CDS encoding ABC transporter ATP-binding protein, translating to MPYLALEAHGLAHRYPGASQPALHGLDLTLHKGEIFGLLGPNGAGKTTTISILSTILKPDAGSLMMNGIDPWRHRRAVRRIIGLVPQEIALYPSLTTRENLRFFGRLQNLRGRHLRRRIDATLAAVGLEQRADQPIATFSGGMKRRANLAVGLLHEPQVLFLDEPTVGIDPQSRQLILEQIEAFRNQGTTMLYTTHSMEEAQRICSRVAIMDQGRILAQDTLDRLLAGNPGTADLGELFLHLTGKALRDG from the coding sequence ATGCCCTATCTGGCCCTGGAGGCCCATGGATTGGCCCACCGCTATCCGGGTGCATCCCAACCGGCCCTGCACGGCCTGGACCTGACCCTGCACAAAGGGGAAATTTTCGGTCTGCTGGGGCCCAACGGCGCCGGCAAAACCACAACCATTTCGATCCTCAGCACGATCCTGAAACCCGATGCCGGGTCGCTGATGATGAACGGCATCGACCCGTGGCGCCATCGGCGGGCCGTGCGCCGGATTATCGGCCTGGTACCCCAGGAAATCGCTCTTTACCCGTCGTTGACGACCCGGGAGAATCTGCGTTTTTTTGGACGCCTGCAGAACCTGCGGGGACGGCATCTGCGCCGGCGGATCGACGCTACCCTGGCCGCAGTGGGGCTGGAACAGCGGGCGGATCAGCCCATCGCTACCTTTTCCGGCGGCATGAAACGCCGTGCCAACCTGGCCGTGGGACTGCTTCACGAGCCGCAGGTGCTTTTCCTGGACGAGCCCACCGTGGGCATCGACCCCCAGTCGCGCCAGTTGATCCTTGAACAGATCGAGGCCTTCCGGAACCAGGGTACCACCATGCTCTACACCACCCACAGCATGGAAGAGGCCCAGCGGATTTGCTCACGCGTCGCCATCATGGATCAGGGCCGGATCCTGGCCCAGGATACGCTGGATCGGCTGCTGGCCGGAAACCCCGGAACTGCCGATCTGGGGGAACTTTTCCTGCACCTGACCGGCAAAGCGCTGAGGGACGGGTAG
- a CDS encoding phosphopantetheine-binding protein has product MTLQTQLKQILVTELNIRDIPPETIDDDEPIFGDRLGLDSIDALEMVYQVEQHFGISIKDKNEARTALQTINTLTAYITARLPN; this is encoded by the coding sequence ATGACCTTACAGACCCAACTCAAACAGATACTGGTGACCGAGCTGAATATCCGCGACATCCCGCCGGAGACCATCGACGACGATGAACCGATTTTCGGTGACCGCCTGGGGCTGGACTCCATCGATGCATTGGAGATGGTTTACCAGGTGGAACAGCATTTTGGCATCTCCATCAAGGACAAAAATGAGGCCCGTACGGCCCTGCAGACCATCAACACCCTGACGGCCTACATCACGGCCCGTCTGCCGAACTGA
- a CDS encoding NUDIX hydrolase, with product MNFCSQCGGPVTLTVPAGDDRPRHVCQACGTVHYQNPKLVVGCIPIWDDRILMCRRNINPRKGYWTLPAGFLENGETVADGARRETLEETGSRVTDLRPYRMIDIVHINQIYLMFLARLEALDFHPTPESAEVKLMPEDEIPWETIAFNVVEKTLHDFFQDRPENRFEFQMDRIDLKWQEIIS from the coding sequence ATGAATTTTTGCTCCCAATGCGGCGGGCCTGTAACGCTTACGGTTCCTGCGGGCGATGACCGCCCGCGACATGTCTGCCAAGCCTGTGGTACCGTTCATTATCAAAATCCAAAACTCGTCGTCGGCTGCATCCCCATCTGGGACGACCGCATCCTCATGTGCCGCCGGAATATCAACCCGCGCAAGGGATACTGGACCCTGCCCGCAGGCTTTCTGGAGAACGGCGAAACCGTTGCCGACGGTGCTAGGCGGGAAACCCTCGAGGAGACCGGCAGCCGAGTCACCGACTTGAGACCGTACCGGATGATCGACATTGTTCACATCAACCAGATCTACCTGATGTTTCTCGCGCGGTTGGAGGCCCTTGACTTTCACCCCACCCCTGAAAGTGCCGAGGTAAAATTGATGCCGGAGGATGAAATCCCTTGGGAAACCATCGCCTTCAACGTGGTTGAAAAGACGCTACACGACTTTTTTCAGGACCGACCGGAAAACCGATTTGAATTTCAAATGGATAGAATTGATCTCAAATGGCAGGAAATCATCTCATGA